TATGGTCCAGCCGCCGGGGCCAGTCAATCACAGCTTCTACCTGCGTGCCGGATGCCAGTGGCTTCTCGGTAAAGTGCCACACTTCGCCGCTTTCATCCTCCTGAACATCGAGGACGGGCACCTCGAGGGTCGCTCCGCTGCGCGAGGCTGCGAGCAGGGTGCCGGTGTCATTGGGCTGGCCGCCGCTGGTGGGGTAAAAGGCGGTGCGATCCAGGGCCAGTTGCCAGAGGGACTGACCTGCCGTGCGGGATACCTCGCGCACATCGGTCACGCGGGCGGGAAACCGCGAGAGAAAAGAATCCGTATAGTAGAGACGCTCAACCATGCTGCCTATTATTCTAAGGCCAGTAGTTCTGCTTCCTGCCGGTATGTTTTCAGGCGGGCGGCAGATCTGGTCTCTTACGATTTGTAACAGTAGCGATTTCCTATAGAGACTTTCTATATCGATTCATGTGTCTATTTTCTGTACCGAGGAATGGTTTCCCATGCCGGAAGAGCTGTCTCAAGCAGACGAAATACCCCGCATCAAAGACGTGCCGCGCAATCTGAAGCAGTATTTTCTGGGATTGCTGGTCAAGGGCGAGCGATGGAATGACACCCAGGGAGAGCAGGCAGCGGAGTTGATGCCGCAACATCTGGCTTTTCTCCGCCAGCAGTTGGAGGCGCAGCGGTACCTCGTCGCTGGCCCGGTGCTGGACGAGGGGCGGCTGGCCGGAATGATGATCATCGACGCAAAGACTGCGCAGGACGCCCTTGCGCTTGCCAGTCTCGATCCTGCCGTGAAGGCTGGACGGCTGGCGGTCGAGATCTATCCAACGTTTTTGCCCGCTCTGGACAGCGTTCACGCCGAATACTGACGGGCAGGAGCGCAGGGAAGCGCTGTCAGCGAATAAGCCGCAAGCAAAAAAGCGGCCCGCGGAGGAGCTACGACTCCGCGGACCGCTCTTTGCTGTTTTTCAAACTGCCGGTAATTTTTAGCTAGATGGAGCTCATATTCAGCAAAAACTCCGCGTTGTTGCGGGTCTTTGCCAGCTTGTCGACGAGCAGCTCCATTGCCTCGACGGGAGACAGCGGATTGAGAACCTTGCGCAGAACCCAGATGCGCTGCAGGTCTTCCTTGGGAATCAGCAACTCCTCCTTACGGGTTCCGGAGCGCTGAATATCGATGGCAGGGAAGACACGCTTGTCCACAAGCTTGCGGTCCAGAATGACTTCCATGTTGCCGGTGCCCTTGAACTCTTCGAAGATGACCTCATCCATGCGCGATCCGGTATCGACGAGCGCAGTGGCGATGATGGTAAGCGAGCCGCCCTCCTCAATGTTGCGCGCCGCACCGAAGAAGCGCTTCGGCCGCTGCAGCGCATTGGAGTCGACGCCGCCTGAGAGCACCTTGCCCGAGGGCGGAACGATCGTGTTGTAGGCACGGGCCAGACGGGTGATGGAGTCCAGCAGGATGACGACATCGCGCTTGTGCTCGACCAGCCGTTTCGCCTTTTCGATCACCATTTCGGCCACCTGTACGTGGCGTGCCGCTGGTTCGTCAAAGGTGGAGCTGATGACCTCACCCTTTACCGAACGCTGCATGTCGGTCACTTCTTCAGGACGCTCATCGATCAGCAGAACGATCAGCGCTACTTCCGGGTGATTCGATGTGACGGAGTTGGCGATGGATTGCAGCAGCATCGTTTTACCGGTGCGGGGAGGGGCTACAATCAGGCCGCGCTGGCCCTTGCCTACCGGGGTAAGCAGGTCCATGACCCGGCCGCTGATGCCTTCGCGGACGGTCTCCATCTTGATCCGCTCTTCGGGGTACAGCGGGGTGAGATTGTCGAAGAGGATCTTGTTGCGGGTCTCCTCGGGAGACTCGAAGTTGATAGCCTCGATCTTGACGAGCGCGAAGTATTTTTCACCCTCATGCGGCGGGCGGACGTTGCCGCTGACGGTATCACCGGTCTTGAGATCGAATTTGCGAATCTGCGAGGGCGAGACGTAAATATCGTCGGGTCCGGGCAGATAGTTGTAGTCCGGCGAGCGGAGAAAACCGTATCCATCCGGCAGGATTTCCAGTACACCCTCGGCGAAAATGTGTCCTTCTTTTTCGCTTTGCGCCTGAAGGATCTTGAAGATGAGGTCTTGCTTCCGGAGGCCGCTGGCGCCGGGAATCTCCAGCGTGCGCGCGATGCGGCTCAGTTCCGTGATGTTCTTTTCTTTGAGTTCAGAGATGGTCATTGTCACCTGCGGTGGGTAGCTTTGGAGGGGGTTGCCGGGAAGGAATCGAGCCGTTATGAGCAGGACTTCGTAAGGTTAGAAGTGAAAGGGTGAAGCAGGGCCGCGCTTAAGCTGCGCGGCGCTGCTGAATCTGAGAAGCATCCTGCATTTCTCCGAGAGAAGAGGCAGGGCTGTCGTGGTGGAAGCGGATCAGAACATCATTGGTCGTGTCCTGCACCCGGGTGTTGGGCTTGTGCAGCTTGCGCGTTGCTTTGGAAGCAAGCTGGCACAGCTGATAGCGATTTGTTACATGGGCAAGAGCCCCAAAAATCAGATCAGAACGCATCTGGAATCTCCTTCATGCTTGACCGTCCCGTTTTTTTCGGGAGACAACCGGGGCACAGAAGCCATACGTTGCAAGTTCGGTCGGTGTCGTTTGTTTTTAGACGCTCGAAGATGGCATCTTGTTCAAACTTTTTTTCAATATTTCTGAGCCTGAGCACCTGATATCGCGCTTCTATTCATGCGCGGTTTCCTCGCGCTTGCGTATATGCCTCACAGTAAGCGATAGCAGGGTATTGATCCACGCTCCACAGAACTATGGAAAACACAGACTTTCATCCGGGATTTCCTTGATGGAGTTCAACTGGAGTGGGACTAGAACGGCGCATTCGGAGCGGCAGCTGCCGACTCCGCGTAAAGCCGCGCTTTGCATTCGGCAGGATCGAAGGTAAATAGGTTTGCGCCATGGGTCAACCCTTTTTTCATCGAAAACAGGAAGCGGTTTTCCACAGCGGAACCCGGCTGCCTTATCGTAAGTTGCAGATGATAAGTAACTTATACTGATAAATCCACAGCTTTTCCGGGAAAAAGTTATCCCGAAATTTTTCCCTCTGCATCCGAACCATACAAGATACTGCCTCTTTTCGATGCATTTGCAATCGAAAACGGTCCGGCTATTTCTCCCCGACCCTCTCTTCCAGGTTTCCTCCCCCGATTCCTCCTTGATTCCTCCTTCGGAAACGCACCTTCCTTGCGCCGGGCGCAGCCCTGATCCTGCAACTGGCAGGGGCTCTCTTACGGTGCTAAACTCTGACCGTTTTGTAGGCGCGCTCTTGCAGCCCGCGAGGATTTCAGTATGTCGAATGCAGAGACCGAGTCAGTGCCGATGCCGGCGCCTCTTACCAGGCTGACCGAGGATGAGGAACTCTTCCGCGATACGGTGCGTCAGTTTGCCCAGCAGAGCATCGCTCCACTGGTTTCGCAGATGGATGAAGAACAGCATTTTGCCGAGGGCCTGATTCCGCAGCTCTTCAACCTGGGGCTGATGGGGATCGAGATTCCGGTCGGCTATGGAGGCTCCGGGGGGAGTTTTTTTGAGGCAATTCTGGCGGTGGAGCAGATCTCCACCGTCGATCCGTCGGTCGGCGTGCTGGTGGACGTGCAGAACACCCTCTGCATCAATGCGCTGTTGCGCTGGGGCACGGAGGAGCAGAAGAAGCTCTACCTGCCGCGGCTGGCCGCCGATATGATCGGGGCCTACGCGCTCAGTGAAGCTGCGTCTGGCTCGGACGCATTCGCCCTGCAGACGCGCGCCGAAAAACGCGGGGATTTTTACCTGCTCAACGGCCAGAAGCTATGGATCACCAATGCCCGGGAGGCAGGCGTCTTCATCATCTTTGCCACGCTGGATGCGGCAGCCGGCTACAAGGGAATTACCGCGTTCCTGGTGGATAGGAACTCTCCTGGATTCTCCGTGGGCAAGAAGGAGAACAAGCTCGGCATCCGCGCGTCTTCTACCTGCGAGCTGATTCTGGAGGATTGCCGGGTGCCCGCGAACCGGCTTCTCGGCGAACCCGGTAAGGGCTACAAGATAGCGATTGAGACGCTGAACGAAGGGCGCATCGGTATTGGCGCGCAAATGCTGGGCCTGGCAAGCGGCGCATGGAGTCACGCAAAGGAGTATTCCAAGGAACGCAAACAGTTCGGCAGGGCGATCGGCGAATTTCAGGCAGTGCAGTTCGCCATTGCGGAGATGGCCACCGAGATCGAAGCCGCCCGGCTGCTGGTCTACAACGCGGCTCGACTGAAGGATGCGCAACTGCCCTTTTTGAAAGAGGCAGCCATGGCGAAGTATTTCGCCTCGATGGTGGCCGAGCGCGTGGCCAGCCAATCCGTGGAGATCTTCGGCGGATATGGCTTCGTCAAAGATTACCCGGTGGAGAAGTACTACCGTGACGCCAAGATCGGCAAGATCTATGAAGGCACGTCAAACATGCAACTCGCCACAATCGCCAAGCTGGTGTTGACGGAAGGGCAGAGCTAGCAGGTTTTCGCGTGCCCCTGCCGGGTAGCGGAAGGGGCACGCGCGGAAGGGTTAGAGCTCGATCTCCATTTCATCTACGTAGCACCAGCCCCAATCCTCGCCCGGTTCAATCGAGCGCATCAGCGGGTGGCTGGTCTTGGCAAAGTGTTTGGTGGCGTGCCGGTTCTTTGAAGAATCGCAGCAGCCGACATGCCCGCAGATCAGGCACATCCGCAAATGAACCCACGTGTCCCCCATCTTGAGGCATTCTTCACAGCCATTCGTCCTGGGGGAGACATCACGAATTTCATCCAGATGAGTGCATAGTTTTTGCATGACCGGTTGGATGCATAGACTTGCCGCCGCGCACGAAAAAATAAGGACCGTGGAAAGGGGAGGCTGCGGGATTGCCCGGTCTAAATACTCTTGCTGCTAAATACACTTAACGTCTCTCGCCCGCTCCGGGCGTGAGTGCAGTAGACTGGGCAGCACATGGGTTGGGGATTCCGTCGCAGTTTGAAATTCGGACCGCTCAAGCTGAACTTCTCGAAGTCCGGCATAGGGTACTCGGTTGGTGGCCGTGGCTTTCGCGTGGGCCAGGATGCGCGGGGCAGGTCGTACACGTCGGCCTCCATTCCCGGTACGGGCCTCTACAGCAGGCAATATTCCGGCAAGGGCAAGCCACCGCGGGAGAACAGCGCCGCCAACGTGGATGCGGGCTCTGGCGCGGATTCCCAGCCGCGCTCAGGGAATGGCGGGATGCTGTTTCTGATGTTTGTTGCCGGCGGTCTGCTGGTGCTGCTGCTCACCCACATCTTTTCTCCCAGGCCCACTGCTCCGCCAGCCACGCCACCGGCGGCGGTAGCTGCGCCAGTAGCGCCGCCCCCAGCTATCCCGGTGAAACGGCACACTCATGGTTCCAGGCGAACCAGCGCGCAAGGGGCTCGCCATCGTTCCGTAAAGCGGGTCAGCCATATACAGCAGACCCAGGCTCCCCTAACCTCCGACGCGCCTCCACCAGCCAATTAGAGCGGCTGGAGTGGGTCTGGAGTAGGCGATGCGGCACTCCCAAAGCAGGGAATTGTTTAGCGGATTGATTTGAAGTGGTAGGCGAGGCGGGGATCGAACCCACAACCCCCGGCTTAGAAGGCCGGTGCTCTATCCAATTGAGCTACTCGCCCGTGTGATGCTCGGTGAGGCTATTGTAACCAAGAGTTGGTTGCCAATGCTCTTCCCATCCACAGCCAGTCCTCAGGCTGCGCGGATCAGCACCGGAACTCCTGCGGCAAGTGCCATCTCCCAGTTGTGCAGGGCGGCTTTCTCGTCCCGGCCGCAGCCGGTCAAGTAGAACGTGGCCGCAAAGCCATCGCGGTCTTTGCCATCATCTCCGTGGGAGATGAGTTGCCGCAGGATAAGGTCTGCGCGGGCAAAGCGGGTGGGAACGGCCTGCAAGGCCGCTGTGACGTTGCGCAACCACTCCTCCTGCTGGGAGAAGGGAGCGAAGGCCAGCTCGTTTCTCCGCACCAGGTCGATGTAGCAGGTGAGGCCGATCTTTGTATCCTCGACGGTCGATTCCATCTCCATCCAGTCGAGATCTCCTTCGCCGACCTGCCACACGTCGCACTTCGAGGTGAAGATCCGGGAGGATGGCGCATTCAAATCCATCAGGGCCTGGCACAGCACCGGATAAGACTGCGCCTCCGGCAGCGTGGCAGCGTCTTCGGGGTGGCTGCGAAGATCGCAGAAGCGGCGCCCTTCCGCTGCCCAGGGAACAACGATGCGGGGCAGATCCTCACCGATTTCGACGGACCAGTCTGCTTCCATTCAGAGAGCCTCGTTTTGAATATCGCAGGTTTCCAGCAGGAAGCCGAGCAGGGTTTTCTCGGCCCAGTAGCCATCGTAGCCCTCGGCGGGCGCAAGAAAAGCGCAATGACCGCCATGCTCCGTTTCCACCAGGGTGACGTTCGGGTTGGCCAGCAGGGCGGCGCGCGTCTCCGGCAGCATGCGGATGAAGGGATCGTCGAGGGAGTGCAGCACCAGGGTCGGCACGGCGATGCCCTCCACAACGCGCGAACTGGCGGCACGGTAGTAGTAGTCCGCGGCACTTTCAAAGCCGGAATAATATGCCGTGACGCGCTCGTCGAAATCCCACAGAGATCGAACCCCGCTGAGCCTGTCGAGGGAGTAGATCTGCGGAAAGAGGCTGGCCTTGTGGCGAAAGCGTTTCAGCAGGGCGAGCAGAAATCTCCATTCGTACACACGATTGGGCGGCAGGTGCATCGCAGCGGCGGAGGCTGCCAGATCCATGGCTGGCGAGACGCCGACGACGGCTTTTAACTGAGGAATGCCGAGGCCGCGCTCTCCGGCCAGCTTCAGCACTAGATTTCCGCCCATGGAATAGCCGATAATCGCCACCGCGCTGAGCCCATGCTGAGCGACGACGTGCTCCACGACCGCACCTACGTCGCCGGAAAGACCGGAGTGGTAGAGGGTTGGCGAGAGGTGATCGTTGCCGCCGCAGTTGCGCATGTTCATGCGGACGATGTTGCATCCCGCAGCCCAGGCACGGCCCGCGTTGCCGATGACGTACTGCGAACTGGAAGAGCCCTCCAGCCCATGCACCAGCACCACCGTCAGCCGCCGCGAGCGGACCTCCTCCGGCTGCCAGTGGCAATGGCACAATACCTGGCTGCGGGTGGCTGCATCTACCTCGACGTAGAGGCTCTCCGCAGGCGGCAGATTGAATTCACGGGGGAGAAAATTTCCGGCAATCGTCTGCAGATGCCCATTCGACAGGAAGCGGCGGGGCACAAACTCCTGCAGCCACGTCAGCGCAGGCGTTACAGGCAATGCCGCGTCTTCGCTCTGGTTTTCGTCGGGGGTACTTTTCATCGGGTGGCTTGAGCCGGAAGGAGTGGATTGCATCTGAGGGAGAGGCTCCGTGTCACGCGAAACACCTCAACCGAGGCGGGCAGCAAGGAGGATTGCATGGCGCTCCGCGCTTAACTGAGACAAAGCTGACACGCGCAGTTTCTAAGCTGTTGCGTTTTGGGGCGGCTAGTGGGGGTCGAACCCACGACATCCGGTGCCACAGACCGGCGTTCTGCCACTGAACTATAGCCGCCACATATAGACTTAGATTACAGCATCCCCGCCCGGCATGCCAGTGCTGGCGGCAGGATACTCGTGGTGAATTTCATGCCCAGACCGCAACAACCCGAAATTCTTCCTCCAGGCCCCAAGGAAATCGCTCCACGCGTGAAGCGGGGCAGCGGCATCTTTGCGGATGAAAACCTCGACCTGCTGGCGCATGTGCTGGATGACTGGTTTCGGATTCCCGGCACGTCCATTCGCTTTGGACTCGACGGAATCATCGGCCTGGTCCCGGGGCTGGGAGACGTCATCGCCGGTCTGGCATCCTGCATCATCATCGTCGCCGCCTGGTTCCGCGGTATTCCTTACATAGGACTGTTGCGGATGGTGGTCAATCTTGGGCTGGATGTGATCCTCGGCGCCATCCCGTTTCTGGGAGACGCCTTTGATATTGCCTGGAAGGCGAACCGCAGAAACTATGCGCTACTGATCCGGCATCTGCAGGAGCCGCGACGCCACACCTGGCGCGACTGGGTATTCCTGGGATTCATCGGAGTGCTTCTGGCCGCAATCTTCCTGGCGCCTCTGGTAGTGATTCTGCTGCTTGTGCTCTGGCTGCGGCACTAGCCGGATTCGAGAACTGCGAAGGCACTTGAGCGGCAAAGACCGCAGGATGAGGTGGACTTGCGTTCCCATCTCCAGGATAGGGTCCAGGATAGGCCCGGCCTGCGATACAATCTTGGAAGTCGGGGCGTAGCGCAGTCTGGTAGCGCATCTGCTTTGGGAGCAGAGGGTCGGGGGTTCGAATCCCTCCGCCCCGACCAGTCGGATCTCCCACACAAAACCACCCATCCCATCCATCCAGCTTCCCCAATCAGATTTCGAGTGATCAACAGTGGGGGTTTCTGCCCGGCTACGGCAGACGGGCTCGATCTCTTTACACTGGAGATAAAGGAGAGGCTTATGAGCGATGGCCGCGAGGAGCGCGAAGAGCGGGAGAAGCGCCGCGAGCTGGAAAAGCGCGAGAACCGCGAGGATCGAATCAACCGTGACGACGTAGATAGGTGGGAGCCGGAGCGGGGCGATTCCTGAGATGTCAGGATGCTGTCGGGAGGGGTACGGCTCGCGAGGGCTGGCAAACCTGCGGTCAAGCAGCAAGCCTAACCGAATCAGATAGATCCGAAGACTGTTGATCCGAAGCTTTCGGCTATCCGCGGCCCAGGCGCGCGGCCCACTGGCGTTCGACCGGATAGAGACGATGCTCCAGAAGGACCCCCACGAGAAACGGCGCAACGATCGCCACGATTATCGCTGCCCAATCCAATATCGATAGGAACATATTCCCCCCAACTCGGCACTCGAGAACCGTCAGAAAGATTTCGCTTCCAAAACAAGGCATTCTTCCTTCCAAATGCCACGCTGCATTGTGGAAGAATGCACTGATTTTGACGAAAGCGCACTAAAAAAGTTGTACGGCAGAGTTTGGGGTATCAAAAAAGCTAAGCGGTCAGATTAAGAGGGTTTTCCGCTCGCGTGTTTTTCTCTAACATCCTGATTCCACAGCGCCAGCACTTTTTCCGGACAATTGTGCTCCGATTCGATTTCGGCTAACTCGGCCTCGGTCGGAACCGCGGAACCTACTGTCATAAAGCAGTACAGGCAGCGGGTATTATAGGTGCCATTTTCATTCTGGGTACGGCTGTACATTCTACAGATGTTACGGACTATACGACATCTCGCGGTGTGATCTGGATCACTCAAATAAGTGATTAGGCGTTACTCTCTCGTGGGATCGTTGATCGGTGGGGAGGTATACAGAAAAGCCAGATGGAAGGGAACGGCGCGGCTGGTGTATGCAGCCGCGCCGGTTGTATGCCTTGGCTGAGGTTAGGGTTGGGGTGCGGGTTCGGGTTGGGGCGTGGTGCTCTGTTCTACCTTTTCCGCCCCGCGTCTGGTGGCCCCGGCAGTCTTGTGCGCGGCTTTACGTGCGGCGCGTTTGGTCTTGTGCGCGGCATGGCGGGTGCCCTTGCTGACCGCGTGTCCGGTGTCCTGCGCTGCGCTCTTCGTCTCTGAGCCGGCAGCCTTCATATCCTGCGTGGCGGTGGTTTGTGCCGTAGCGGCAAGCGTGGCTCCCAGCAGGAGCGATCCAGCCAGAACGACGGAAGCAAAGCGATTTCGAATCATGATTTCCTCATAGTCGCGGTGTGAGAATGTGGCTCGAGAGTGAGATTCCTCCCCCGCCGCTTGAGTTGTAGCGGGGGAGGCTGATTCTCGTCTGGTGCAAAGGCAGCCTCTAGATTCGAAAAGCGTTTGTTATTGCTTTGCCAGCCAATCCCGCAGATTTTTCTGTTGTCCGGCTTGCAGGTCGATACAGTCGTTGATCTGGTTCCGGGTGCGATCGATAGATCGTTCGGTTGCCGGGAGCGGGTGCGACGCGAAAAACCCGAGGACCTGGTCGCGCCGTTCCGCTGTACAGAAGCTCCCGGTAGCCCCGATCAGGCGTGCACCCGAGCCGATCGTGGTCTGCGCCTTTACCTTGTCCCAGTTTTGCTGGACATACTGCCAGGCCAGTTCCTGGGTCTCGCGGTTGCTGAGCATGGACCCAATCAGCGCAATGGAGTCCTGATTCCTGACCTTGCCGGATACGGCGTAATCCAGGGTTTGCTTTTCGATCGAGGGATTTCGGAAGCGAGCCAGAGCGTAGAGCGCGCCGGTGGCAATCTCCGGGTTGATGGAGGTGGCGCTCACCGTCTGCAGTTGCTGGTAGAGCGCGTCGTCGCCATTGGTTGCGGCGATGCGCAGGGCCGCATGCGCCAGCGTGGCATCCACCGATGAGGAGTTCTCGAGGTATTGCCCGGTCATCTTCTTTGCCTCGGCGATTACCTGCGGATCCTTGCCGACGGAGCCCAGAAGAGTGAAGAGAACTGCGCGCAACTCTCTCCGCTCGGGGGTATCGGAGGTGGAAGGGGCGCCCAGCCTTTGCAGCGCAGGACTGAAGATCTTGCGAACCCATGCAGAAAGCGCCTCGCGCTCGCTCTCCGTTGCGATGCGCGTATCGATGGCGGCGATTCCGCCAGCGGCGCTCCCCAGAACCGTTGCGCTGTCGTCATCCCTTATGGCGGAGACCAGGTCAAGATACGAGCCTACGGTTGCCTTCTCCGCACGCACCTTGGCCCATTGGTCGCCCAGCAGGCTGATGCGCTCCTCCGGGTGGAGGGAGGTTACGTTGCTCACGAGCTTCTGGTAGGCGTCGTCGGGATAGCTGGCTCGATAGTATCCCTTGCCTCCTGCATTCGCGTAAAGGAACGGGGCCTGCGGCAGAGTCAGACTTTGCTGTGCGTTCGAGAGAACGGTGCAGACCGGCGCGCCGGAGCCATCGCCCGCCTTCAGACATACAGGCAAGGTCCACGTTTGCGATGTCTTTGCATCGACCTTGGGGCTGAGGAAGAAGCGCTGCTGGCTGACCTCGACCTTGTTGCCCTGAGGCTCTCCAAAGGTCAGGATGGGCTCGCCCGGCTGTGCCACGAGGCTGCTCATGATTTTATCTACAGGTTTATGGCTGACAGCCGTCTGCGCATTCCAGAAATCTTCCGCGGTGGCATTGCCATAGAGGTGCGCCGCAAGGTAGTTGTGGACGCCCTGCCTGAAGGTCTCCTCGCCGATGTAGTTCTCTACCATGAGCAGGACCGCTCCGGCCTTGCCATAGGTGATTCCGTCGAACATCTGGTTGATATCGTCGGGTGTATCGGCTTTGGCGCGGATGGTGCGGGTGGTGCGTTGTGCATCCAGATTGAGCGTGCCATCCAGTTCGGCGGCAACCATCTCGGAGATCTTCCACTCCGGCTTCCATTGTTCCAGGGGCTTGTTTTCCATCCAGGTAGCAAAGCCTTCATTGAGCCACAGGTTGTCCCACCACTGCATGGTTACCATGTCGCCGAACCACTGGTGCGCCATCTCATGCGCAACCACCAGGGCGACATTTCTCCTGGCGTCTACGGAGGCTGTCTTTTCGTCGAGCAGCAGGTCCGTTTCGCGATAGGTGATGGCTCCGAAGTTCTCCATTGCGCCGGCCTCAAAGTCGGGCAGCGCGATCATATCGAGCTTGGGCATCGGATACTTGATTCCGAAATATTCGTTGTAGTAGTGGAGGATGTATTCGGCGGAGGTGACTGCGAATTTCCCCAGTTCCACCTTGTCAGGAGTGGCGCAGGCGCGGATAGGAACTCCGTCACTTTGGCCGGAGACGCACTGAAAATCCCCCACAAGGAAGGCCACCAGGTACGTCGACATTTTCGGAGTGGTGGCAAAGTGCAGGGTATGCTGGCTGGCAG
This Acidisarcina sp. DNA region includes the following protein-coding sequences:
- a CDS encoding YciI family protein, giving the protein MPEELSQADEIPRIKDVPRNLKQYFLGLLVKGERWNDTQGEQAAELMPQHLAFLRQQLEAQRYLVAGPVLDEGRLAGMMIIDAKTAQDALALASLDPAVKAGRLAVEIYPTFLPALDSVHAEY
- the rho gene encoding transcription termination factor Rho, whose protein sequence is MTISELKEKNITELSRIARTLEIPGASGLRKQDLIFKILQAQSEKEGHIFAEGVLEILPDGYGFLRSPDYNYLPGPDDIYVSPSQIRKFDLKTGDTVSGNVRPPHEGEKYFALVKIEAINFESPEETRNKILFDNLTPLYPEERIKMETVREGISGRVMDLLTPVGKGQRGLIVAPPRTGKTMLLQSIANSVTSNHPEVALIVLLIDERPEEVTDMQRSVKGEVISSTFDEPAARHVQVAEMVIEKAKRLVEHKRDVVILLDSITRLARAYNTIVPPSGKVLSGGVDSNALQRPKRFFGAARNIEEGGSLTIIATALVDTGSRMDEVIFEEFKGTGNMEVILDRKLVDKRVFPAIDIQRSGTRKEELLIPKEDLQRIWVLRKVLNPLSPVEAMELLVDKLAKTRNNAEFLLNMSSI
- a CDS encoding acyl-CoA dehydrogenase codes for the protein MSNAETESVPMPAPLTRLTEDEELFRDTVRQFAQQSIAPLVSQMDEEQHFAEGLIPQLFNLGLMGIEIPVGYGGSGGSFFEAILAVEQISTVDPSVGVLVDVQNTLCINALLRWGTEEQKKLYLPRLAADMIGAYALSEAASGSDAFALQTRAEKRGDFYLLNGQKLWITNAREAGVFIIFATLDAAAGYKGITAFLVDRNSPGFSVGKKENKLGIRASSTCELILEDCRVPANRLLGEPGKGYKIAIETLNEGRIGIGAQMLGLASGAWSHAKEYSKERKQFGRAIGEFQAVQFAIAEMATEIEAARLLVYNAARLKDAQLPFLKEAAMAKYFASMVAERVASQSVEIFGGYGFVKDYPVEKYYRDAKIGKIYEGTSNMQLATIAKLVLTEGQS
- a CDS encoding UBP-type zinc finger domain-containing protein, with amino-acid sequence MQKLCTHLDEIRDVSPRTNGCEECLKMGDTWVHLRMCLICGHVGCCDSSKNRHATKHFAKTSHPLMRSIEPGEDWGWCYVDEMEIEL
- a CDS encoding DUF4236 domain-containing protein, whose translation is MGWGFRRSLKFGPLKLNFSKSGIGYSVGGRGFRVGQDARGRSYTSASIPGTGLYSRQYSGKGKPPRENSAANVDAGSGADSQPRSGNGGMLFLMFVAGGLLVLLLTHIFSPRPTAPPATPPAAVAAPVAPPPAIPVKRHTHGSRRTSAQGARHRSVKRVSHIQQTQAPLTSDAPPPAN
- a CDS encoding alpha/beta fold hydrolase, producing MKSTPDENQSEDAALPVTPALTWLQEFVPRRFLSNGHLQTIAGNFLPREFNLPPAESLYVEVDAATRSQVLCHCHWQPEEVRSRRLTVVLVHGLEGSSSSQYVIGNAGRAWAAGCNIVRMNMRNCGGNDHLSPTLYHSGLSGDVGAVVEHVVAQHGLSAVAIIGYSMGGNLVLKLAGERGLGIPQLKAVVGVSPAMDLAASAAAMHLPPNRVYEWRFLLALLKRFRHKASLFPQIYSLDRLSGVRSLWDFDERVTAYYSGFESAADYYYRAASSRVVEGIAVPTLVLHSLDDPFIRMLPETRAALLANPNVTLVETEHGGHCAFLAPAEGYDGYWAEKTLLGFLLETCDIQNEAL
- a CDS encoding DUF4112 domain-containing protein, encoding MPRPQQPEILPPGPKEIAPRVKRGSGIFADENLDLLAHVLDDWFRIPGTSIRFGLDGIIGLVPGLGDVIAGLASCIIIVAAWFRGIPYIGLLRMVVNLGLDVILGAIPFLGDAFDIAWKANRRNYALLIRHLQEPRRHTWRDWVFLGFIGVLLAAIFLAPLVVILLLVLWLRH
- a CDS encoding M1 family metallopeptidase, yielding MRFFSSPLQRGLLAGFAGFSLLAAGQPLSHAQRLSPDVVPQHYSLALTPNLKTATFAGQEKIDVELARPLDAITLNALEIHFLDASTQVDGKTLKAAVTLDEKKQQATLKFPHTLPAGRHTLEIRYTGILNGQLRGFYLSKTKKRNYAVTQFESTDARRAFPCFDEPADKATFDITLVVDKGDTAISNTNLLSDTPGPAASQHTLHFATTPKMSTYLVAFLVGDFQCVSGQSDGVPIRACATPDKVELGKFAVTSAEYILHYYNEYFGIKYPMPKLDMIALPDFEAGAMENFGAITYRETDLLLDEKTASVDARRNVALVVAHEMAHQWFGDMVTMQWWDNLWLNEGFATWMENKPLEQWKPEWKISEMVAAELDGTLNLDAQRTTRTIRAKADTPDDINQMFDGITYGKAGAVLLMVENYIGEETFRQGVHNYLAAHLYGNATAEDFWNAQTAVSHKPVDKIMSSLVAQPGEPILTFGEPQGNKVEVSQQRFFLSPKVDAKTSQTWTLPVCLKAGDGSGAPVCTVLSNAQQSLTLPQAPFLYANAGGKGYYRASYPDDAYQKLVSNVTSLHPEERISLLGDQWAKVRAEKATVGSYLDLVSAIRDDDSATVLGSAAGGIAAIDTRIATESEREALSAWVRKIFSPALQRLGAPSTSDTPERRELRAVLFTLLGSVGKDPQVIAEAKKMTGQYLENSSSVDATLAHAALRIAATNGDDALYQQLQTVSATSINPEIATGALYALARFRNPSIEKQTLDYAVSGKVRNQDSIALIGSMLSNRETQELAWQYVQQNWDKVKAQTTIGSGARLIGATGSFCTAERRDQVLGFFASHPLPATERSIDRTRNQINDCIDLQAGQQKNLRDWLAKQ